From a region of the Candidatus Methylomirabilota bacterium genome:
- a CDS encoding DUF1232 domain-containing protein has translation MRFRAVRELLLLLPQLAGLIARLTGDPRVPTRVKAILGVTAVYLASPIDVIPDFIPGLGYLDDVIIASVVVDGLVNYVDRQIILEHWPGDPASLERMSQIAARIAGWVPRRWKARVFGPPPASQSA, from the coding sequence ATGCGCTTCCGCGCGGTGCGCGAACTGCTGCTGCTCCTCCCGCAGCTCGCCGGGCTCATCGCGCGGCTCACCGGGGACCCGCGCGTGCCGACCCGGGTGAAGGCGATCCTCGGTGTCACCGCGGTGTATCTCGCCAGCCCGATCGACGTTATTCCCGATTTCATTCCCGGTCTCGGATACCTCGACGACGTGATCATCGCCTCCGTCGTCGTCGATGGGCTCGTGAACTACGTCGACCGGCAGATCATCCTCGAGCACTGGCCCGGCGACCCGGCCAGCCTCGAGCGGATGAGCCAGATCGCGGCCCGCATCGCCGGCTGGGTCCCGCGGCGATGGAAGGCGCGGGTGTTCGGCCCGCCTCCCGCGAGCCAGTCGGCATGA
- a CDS encoding CoA-transferase, protein MTGGFLEAVEARLALPLVEGPDKVLPLDEAIRRHARPEMTLHLSTAHARPQAAVYELMRQFWGRDPRFTVVAVGLTGAWVALVHGGLTRRVVTSFCGESYPSPAPSPLLDAAWRRGAVEIQNWSILSLPLRLLAGAMGLPYLPTRSLLGSTMEEANAGDVVAADDPFGGGGRVALVRALVPDLSLVHGLAADRAGNTLLPAPAGEGVYGALAAREGAVVTVERIVPTEVIRRHAHLVRLPGTHVRAVAEAPLGGHPGGMLSPLAATAGVAGYAEDYEFARVQREAFAEPRTAEAWLTEWVFGCPSPAEYARRLGPARVAALRAAADPEAWRAELAGLAPTIPTMPAASEGEMLAVTAARRIAARVRAAGLTTLLAGIGVSNLAAWLAAYALKADGVPVELMAEIGMFGYLPRAADPFIFSTRNFPAAKSLSDILTVMGQLMGGRWNRSLGVLGAGQVDRAGNINSTLIPGRRYLTGSGGANDVCSAAAEVLVAVAQDRNRFVEKVPYVTGPGRAVRTVVSQLGIFEKEDAHGELILTGYLPAAGPHAEAAVSAIRAACGWEVRVAPGLRVEAPATIEELWLLRAFDPRRQFLGARPDA, encoded by the coding sequence ATGACCGGGGGGTTCCTCGAGGCGGTCGAGGCGCGGCTCGCGCTCCCCCTCGTCGAGGGTCCGGACAAGGTCCTGCCGCTCGACGAGGCGATCCGCCGTCACGCGCGGCCCGAGATGACCCTGCATCTGTCGACGGCCCACGCGCGCCCGCAGGCGGCGGTGTACGAGCTGATGCGGCAGTTCTGGGGGCGCGACCCGCGGTTCACCGTGGTGGCGGTCGGCCTCACCGGCGCCTGGGTCGCCCTCGTCCACGGAGGGCTGACCCGGCGCGTCGTCACCTCGTTCTGTGGCGAGTCGTACCCCAGTCCGGCGCCGAGCCCGCTCCTGGACGCGGCCTGGCGGCGGGGGGCGGTCGAGATCCAGAACTGGTCGATCCTGAGCCTGCCGCTCCGGCTGCTGGCCGGCGCGATGGGGCTCCCGTACCTGCCCACCCGGTCGCTGCTCGGCTCCACCATGGAGGAGGCGAACGCGGGCGACGTGGTCGCGGCGGACGACCCCTTCGGCGGGGGCGGGCGCGTCGCCCTGGTGCGGGCCCTGGTGCCGGATCTCTCGCTCGTCCACGGCCTCGCCGCCGACCGGGCGGGCAACACGCTGCTGCCGGCGCCGGCCGGGGAAGGGGTCTACGGCGCCCTGGCCGCGCGCGAGGGAGCGGTGGTGACGGTCGAGCGTATCGTGCCCACCGAGGTGATCCGGCGCCATGCCCACCTGGTTCGGCTCCCCGGCACCCATGTCCGCGCGGTGGCCGAAGCGCCGCTCGGCGGGCATCCGGGGGGAATGCTGAGCCCGCTGGCGGCCACCGCCGGTGTCGCGGGATACGCCGAGGACTACGAGTTCGCGCGCGTCCAGCGGGAGGCGTTCGCCGAGCCCCGGACCGCCGAGGCGTGGCTCACCGAGTGGGTGTTCGGGTGTCCCAGCCCCGCCGAGTACGCGCGCCGACTGGGGCCGGCGCGCGTCGCCGCGCTCCGGGCCGCCGCCGATCCCGAGGCCTGGCGCGCGGAGCTCGCCGGGCTGGCCCCGACGATCCCGACCATGCCCGCCGCCAGTGAAGGGGAGATGCTCGCGGTGACGGCCGCCCGGCGCATCGCGGCGCGCGTCCGCGCGGCCGGGCTCACGACGCTCCTGGCCGGGATCGGCGTCTCGAACCTCGCCGCCTGGCTTGCCGCGTACGCGCTCAAGGCCGACGGCGTGCCGGTCGAGCTCATGGCCGAGATCGGGATGTTCGGCTACCTCCCGCGAGCCGCCGACCCCTTCATCTTCTCCACCCGCAACTTCCCGGCCGCGAAGTCGCTGAGCGACATCCTCACCGTGATGGGACAGCTCATGGGCGGCCGCTGGAACCGGTCCCTCGGCGTCCTGGGGGCCGGGCAGGTCGACCGGGCCGGCAACATCAACTCCACGCTCATCCCGGGCCGGCGTTACCTCACCGGCTCCGGCGGCGCCAACGACGTGTGCTCGGCCGCGGCCGAGGTCCTGGTCGCGGTGGCCCAGGACCGGAACCGGTTCGTGGAGAAGGTTCCCTACGTCACCGGCCCGGGGCGTGCGGTCCGCACGGTCGTCTCCCAGCTCGGCATCTTCGAGAAGGAGGACGCCCACGGCGAGCTCATCCTCACCGGCTACCTCCCGGCCGCGGGACCACACGCGGAGGCCGCGGTCTCGGCGATCCGCGCCGCCTGCGGATGGGAGGTGCGGGTCGCGCCGGGGCTCCGGGTGGAGGCGCCGGCGACGATCGAGGAGCTCTGGCTGCTGCGTGCCTTCGATCCCCGTCGGCAGTTCCTCGGGGCGCGGCCCGACGCGTGA